Proteins co-encoded in one Kiloniellales bacterium genomic window:
- a CDS encoding polyamine ABC transporter substrate-binding protein: protein MSMQARFFRSVLAGAAALALAASAAAAEDKVLHVYNWVDYIGETTIADFEKETGIKVVYDTYDSSETVDAKLMAGRSGYDVVIHAASFIPRLIKAGAFEELDRGRLANYKNMDPAILEVLAGYDEGNATAVPYMWGTTGISYNVDLVKKHLPDAPIGSADMIFKPEYMSKLAECGVTFLDDPSSVIPMALAYLGLDPNSTNKSDYKKVAELLSAVRPYIRTFDSSNYLNALPNEEICVAMTWSGDYAVAAGRAEEAGKEVNLAYFMPNEGSVVWFDVWVVPKDAPHKEAAYKWLDYMMRPEVIAGATNYTWYANANTAAKEFIEPDILGDPAVYPPEEAQKSMFSNKPLPQKANRTRTRTWSRIKTGQ from the coding sequence ATGAGCATGCAGGCACGCTTTTTCAGATCCGTCCTCGCCGGGGCGGCGGCCCTCGCCTTGGCCGCATCCGCCGCCGCGGCCGAGGACAAGGTCCTCCACGTCTACAACTGGGTGGACTACATCGGCGAGACGACGATCGCGGACTTCGAGAAGGAGACCGGGATCAAGGTCGTCTACGACACCTACGACTCCTCCGAGACGGTCGACGCCAAGCTCATGGCCGGGCGCTCGGGCTACGACGTGGTGATCCACGCCGCGTCCTTCATTCCGCGGCTGATCAAGGCCGGCGCCTTCGAGGAGCTCGACCGCGGCAGGCTGGCCAACTACAAGAACATGGATCCCGCGATCCTCGAAGTGCTCGCGGGCTACGACGAGGGCAATGCGACCGCAGTGCCCTACATGTGGGGCACGACGGGGATTTCCTACAACGTCGACCTGGTGAAAAAGCACCTGCCCGACGCGCCGATCGGCTCCGCCGACATGATCTTCAAGCCCGAATACATGTCCAAGCTGGCCGAGTGCGGCGTCACCTTCCTCGACGACCCCTCCTCGGTCATTCCCATGGCGCTGGCCTATCTGGGGCTCGACCCGAACTCCACGAACAAGAGCGACTACAAGAAGGTTGCCGAGCTGCTCAGCGCCGTGCGCCCCTACATCCGTACCTTCGATTCCTCCAATTACCTGAACGCCCTGCCGAACGAGGAGATCTGCGTCGCCATGACCTGGTCGGGCGACTACGCGGTCGCCGCGGGCCGCGCCGAGGAAGCCGGCAAAGAGGTCAACCTGGCCTACTTCATGCCCAACGAGGGCTCTGTCGTCTGGTTCGATGTCTGGGTCGTGCCCAAGGACGCGCCGCACAAGGAGGCCGCCTACAAGTGGCTCGACTATATGATGCGGCCCGAGGTGATCGCCGGCGCGACCAACTACACTTGGTACGCCAACGCCAATACGGCGGCGAAGGAGTTCATCGAGCCGGATATCTTGGGCGACCCGGCGGTCTATCCGCCAGAGGAAGCGCAGAAGAGCATGTTCTCCAACAAGCCCCTGCCGCAGAAGGCCAACCGTACCCGGACCCGGACCTGGAGCCGGATCAAGACCGGGCAGTAA
- a CDS encoding ABC transporter ATP-binding protein encodes MEQQRTADLAERPWLDPRAEPFIHVQGVLKRFGEFTAVDNVDLKIYRGELFCLLGGSGCGKTTLLRMLAGFETPTAGRIFIDGDDMTGMPPYERPVNMMFQSYALFPHMTVEKNVGYGLKRDGLPQAEIADRVAAMLDLVQLTPFAKRRPHQLSGGQRQRVALARSLVKQPKVLLLDEPLGALDKKLREQTQFELMAIQERLGVTFVVVTHDQEEAMTLSTRIAVMDRGKIVQTGTPTDVYEFPETRFTADFIGSINLFEGVVTEADDRQLVVRSDDLGCEFLVDRNEGYRVSEPVCVAVRPEKIRIENASKAEAGRNAVKGVVQDMGYLGNQSIFRVRTESGHFIKVMHQNTVRAAEDDRSVDWDDEVLLSWQPASLVVLTQ; translated from the coding sequence ATGGAGCAACAGCGGACGGCCGACCTCGCCGAACGTCCCTGGCTCGACCCCAGGGCCGAGCCCTTCATTCACGTTCAGGGGGTGCTGAAACGCTTCGGCGAGTTTACCGCGGTCGACAACGTCGATCTCAAGATCTACCGCGGCGAGCTCTTCTGCCTGCTCGGCGGCTCGGGCTGCGGCAAGACCACCCTGCTGCGCATGCTGGCCGGATTCGAGACGCCGACCGCGGGGCGCATCTTCATCGACGGCGATGACATGACCGGGATGCCGCCCTACGAGCGGCCGGTCAACATGATGTTCCAGTCCTACGCGCTCTTCCCCCACATGACCGTGGAGAAGAACGTCGGCTACGGATTGAAGCGCGACGGCCTGCCCCAGGCCGAGATCGCCGACCGGGTCGCCGCCATGCTCGACCTGGTGCAGCTCACGCCCTTCGCCAAGCGCCGGCCGCACCAGCTCTCCGGCGGGCAGCGCCAGCGGGTCGCGCTCGCCCGCTCGCTGGTCAAGCAGCCCAAGGTGCTGCTGCTCGACGAGCCGCTCGGCGCGCTCGACAAGAAGCTGCGCGAGCAGACCCAGTTCGAGCTGATGGCGATCCAGGAGCGGCTCGGCGTCACCTTCGTGGTGGTGACCCACGACCAGGAAGAGGCCATGACCCTCTCGACCCGGATCGCCGTCATGGACCGGGGCAAGATCGTCCAGACTGGGACGCCGACCGACGTCTACGAGTTCCCCGAGACCCGATTCACCGCCGACTTCATCGGCTCGATCAACCTCTTCGAGGGCGTCGTCACCGAGGCGGACGACCGGCAACTCGTGGTCAGGAGTGACGACCTCGGCTGCGAGTTCCTGGTCGACCGCAACGAGGGTTATCGCGTGAGCGAGCCGGTTTGCGTCGCGGTGCGGCCCGAGAAGATCCGCATCGAGAACGCAAGCAAGGCCGAGGCGGGGCGCAACGCCGTCAAGGGCGTGGTCCAGGACATGGGCTATCTCGGCAACCAGTCGATCTTCCGGGTGCGCACCGAGAGCGGCCACTTCATCAAGGTCATGCACCAGAACACGGTGCGCGCCGCCGAGGACGACCGGAGCGTCGATTGGGACGACGAGGTTCTGCTGTCGTGGCAGCCCGCGAGCCTGGTGGTGCTGACCCAATGA